A window of Metopolophium dirhodum isolate CAU chromosome 6, ASM1992520v1, whole genome shotgun sequence genomic DNA:
CCTAGgtacagtaaaataatacacGTCATATCTATACAgaagataataaaattatatacctacaaccaTTTTGATTCAATAGAAAATAGTTCAATAGCGTTATGCAATATTAATAGAGGACGAAATTTCCACGTCTAATGAGTTATGACTGGAATTTGGTGTTCGAGATCAACCACAAAAAGACACACTAGGTACAAATTTCAACGGCAACGAGATGACATTTATTGATCAATTTGCAAACaatcagtaataatatataatatattgttgggtGGGTACTGGGGTATACACACCGTATATCCACCCACCAATACACCACTGATTGTTTGGAATAGGTTTTTCAATATAGTGTATTTACTCAGAAATCGGAATACCTACTGAGTAGGTAAGGAACTCACTAAGTTTACTAAGATACACGGGTATACGATTATGTGGCTCCGTAAACCAATTTGTATTTTCAGTAACCTAAATAAAAtcttttgtaaatatttgaaatttttcagaCGGTACTATTACTTGGTAGATAGCAggtgttataaaaaaacattttgagaaCCAATGACCAAACCAAAGTTTAGAATCTATCAATTCAGTAGTTatcaactattaatttttacgcatttaataaatattgaaatatctatcataataatatgctcattGCTTACATTATACtctttcaaaaaataatgtgtgAAAATGTCAAAGTTGCATTTTAACATcggataatttaaatttgatctaTCTGTTAAAGCCGTACAATACAACGTACAATTTAAACCCATACATTTTACCCTACCTATAACTTTTAAAAGTTTGTTATATATTGTACGATTTAAACTTAAGATATTCGGACATCggccatacaatataatatcataaattgtatatttacctacctatagacTATACGCCATATAGTGAAATAGTGAATACGACGAATATCAGAATATTCGcacaagaataaattaataggcggaattataaaaacgttataacttataaataaatgcgCGTCAACTGTTGTTTGttactaatttataacttaacgcgAAAACCagcgtaaaatataaattaacgactttataaatggaattttaaaattagtcctttagttatttatttttagtacaacTTTCACTGTTCATGGCAGggtaaaatttattaaattcataatcaACGACCcgcatacctatttaaaattagaatagtttttttttaacaaagttatattatttttgagttcttgtattaattaaaaatatacatacctaagaaaaaacatattaattaattatgtttgaaaaagttTTTCTTGTAAAACAGATTTATATACCACGACACATACGTACAAAATATGTgcagtaaaaaatttaaaaataaggaatcacttaggtacatattatatagtgtaaaaAAACCTAAGTATATTACTAGATATACAGTATATTACTGGATCCGCTACTAACCGAATACATAACTGGCAAcagtagcataatataatatattattattatactatgtacaatGTATGTACAGTTGctcaatgatgtttatttaaattttatattatataattgtattaaaattatttttatttattatatagttgttattattGGACCGTAGTTATTTTTATGACACCATTTCGAACAAAGTGGCCCCCCAACAGGCCTAGCATGGTCAGGTGGCCACTTTGCCCtacaaagatttttttattcactgcACCTACGTAATACAGTGTCAATAGTGTCATTCAACTGGTTTTTAGTAAACcaaacagatataataatattataacttgtaatTATTGAGTAAAACTATACAAGCCTAATAATATCTTTGCAGGGACTGGCCAGTTTACCCGACCACTGAGCAGTGGGCACTGACCAGCATGGATAAAGCCacttcgttttttttataccaaacaatattaaaatccaacaaatttgaaaaaaaaatagagcgTCACCCTGCTAATTAACCGGTTCTTCTATGACAGGGTATTGCGTGAGGGGGGGCAAGTTTTGGTGGGTGTGCGCACCGCTCTCTCGTTGGAcagaatataggtacctactataataaataatttttttttatgaataacatattatgtgataaatttatacaattttaaattaaatacttttatagaatGCCGAATGAAGTCTAAAATCTCCGAAACCACCTTTCAATTAAATACAGCCTTgcctataaatatacatatcgTATCTGGACGGCATGCCACTCATACAGAGTCCAACATGAGTTCACatattgtgataaaatattaaaacataatatactagttACTAAAAAAGAACTTCAGAACGTTTTGTAATACAAGTCATTTGTAGTAGACAcccataatacattttttttttctttaagtttACACTGCTAATCCAATCTtaacattaaatgtttaaaaataaataatcaacatCAACTTTTAAAGAAGTATTCtgttcaataaaataacattttaaacaaatattagaaACCTTAAAAttgtcattataaaaaatactataaactaattttattttttataaaattgtaatgtaaatcattttcaaaactattttgttatttaatcacACATATCAACTAAGATGTTAGAAATTGTGACTGAATGTaaccaattaaattaatttaataaataaaaacttctgAAAAGTTTTCTCATACtttatgtaacaaaaaatatagttgtttatttttagcaaaatataaatacataatataattaaaaataatttattgattcatatttgtattatttttttacaatgataataatgcttatatatcattatgtaaGTATTGCATTACCAATATCCTTATTAAGTTGTTCATTTGATTGTAAAATCTCAGGCTCTTCTTTAGTAGATGCTTGCACttctagttttttattttttgaatctaaacaaattaataaaatattatgcatattgtaaaataaatatttatttttaaataatgtattttcataaatagtaaatacattacTTGGAGAAAATATATTGCTCAAGCGCAATgctttcttttttaattttgacatgACTGTCTTATCCTTTTTAACTGAAGTCTTATTACAATCAATTTCTGGAGCAATATATTGTTCTTTCTTATTATCTTCACAAATAGTAACTTCAGAAAATTCTTGATTTTCacacttttaattaaaacaaaaataattaattaacaaatgttttattatgtaataatagttatcaatACCATTTCATGTAAACAATTATCCTGTTCTACACTCTCATCGATAAACCTATAACACTCTTCCAGCCTTTTGTTAACTAATTCTTTGACATCAAGTTTTATTAAATCCATTAAagaggtatttttaaataattcatttactCGATCCTCACCGagtatcaatacaatttttaaactgtCTACATAGTCAGAAGACAATAAAGGTTCTGACAAATTTTCACAAACattgttatcattaatattCATACGCGCTTCCAGTCTTAGTTTCTTTAACTCATAAAAATCTCTGTCTGAACTTAAATCAGTGTTACGTTGATAACAATCTGTATTTGTCTGATCTATGTCTGAAATATCCATACTACATATTCTTTTATATTCATTCATAGGTGTTGCATCAATTGTCCGAGGTGGTCGTTTTGGAGAGCACACAGGAGttgaattttcaattaaaagaTTTGTCTGCAcacattttgatgaattttcaGACTCATACAAATCACATTGTTGGTATTTATGATGTAAAActgaaacataattttacattttggataaaataattggataatattataacattatcattaGAGTGCTGATTTGTAagcatttacatatttattctgGTTGACCGTATGATATGCTAAGTGAGCTCAGAATTTATTTCACGGCATAACAACTTAAACTGTGGAACTTTTATGGtgcatatttttcatatatcaacatttaaccattttttttttttattttaagggctaattttatgattttaattgcatatttctgttttagtttttttttttaatttttgaaataattactaaagtagtataaaaaaaaagcaggtctgcgcatttcggtggtggatgtttgtccattGTCCCTTCGGGCCTcagacaggatagtgtaattttattgtattcgatttgaatgcaatgattgcattcgataaaaaacaattctgagcggacaagggaatcttttttatttaactttattcgtttctatggtgataaacaaagcgttttaagaacagcttaagaacgatttatataaataggtaatttatataattataatttataattaggaaatatcataaaaatgaaaaaaaatataaaataaaagaaaaagctcataagttgttataatgttttgaaaattttaccatgtctaggtatggataatataagtaaacaaccaaaatttcaagtttttacgaatgtttttaaccgaattacaacaaaaaaactcccaaaaataaaatgtctataaatagctcaaaaatggctaaaattttccgaactttaaaccgtaaggaacaaaatccaaaatacaacaaaaaatatcacttgtcatttttcatttgaagcaatatttctggtagaaaacgtcgtccgtaattatttaatattataaaatcgtgaaatcgtacgttttttctcctttaaccgcttttatttcgagtagcgtttcgaaaatcgaaaaatgaccttaagaagtaccagctcaagaacattacctttcagaaaagatgctatacttgatacttttgagcaagtttagagggagaaaaagtgtttacagaataaataagaaataaacataattgtaaaaccattacattcctcgctccactcagaatctaaaattatatttttatagttttgtttaatatcgaataaattaatatgtatacaggTATACTTGTAGGTATAAACGGTTTTCCCAAATATATTTAggaatcaatttttttcttatataattttaaaagtacctacaaaacacatattttaaagtattttaaagatttttcagcagatatttggttggtttttattaaaaattctaaagttATTCCACTTGAAGGGCTCATTCCAATTCACCAAAATGGATACAGCACTGAGGCTATAGTAAAAGCTGGAATATTCTATGCCCAAGATTTACATTCAAGTTCAGGATTAGTATTAAAAGCAGAAATAAATCTTTGGAATACAAAATGGAATAAATGTTCCTCATACTGCTGTTACATCACTCCATATTGTGAagaattttttccaaatatcaAAATCCTCTTACAATTATTGGCTACCCTCCCAGTATCGACAGCAACTGCTGAGAAGTCATTCTCTAACTTAAGgagattaaaaaattacatgtgTACAACAATGTCTGAGTCTAGGTTGAATGGCTTAGctctattaaatgttcatacAGACAAACATATAGATATTTACCAAGTTGTAAATAAATTtgctagaaaaaaaaaaggggAATGCATTTAGAGGACTGGTCaatctaaattataaatataaacaaattttaaaattcatacatatatattttgtatttgtatatttttttgtatttatatttgtattatggacctatgttgaaaaaaataataaaatgattatttaattttttgaaacaattatgtatcttaattaataattaaatgtcaaACTGTTTATGTAATACATCCAAAACAAATGCACATTACAAGACTGATTTGCCTAGCCGTTTAAGCttcaagttattaattttttttctataataactaataagtaagtaCCTTAGGATCGTTATACTCAAACTAGCACCCACCATGAAAAAATCCTAGATCTGCCCAtggtttttaatacataaaaacccaaactctaatattattatcataagtaTGCGTATGTCCTCCTGACAGTGATGGCAAAACTATTATGGACCCCTCGccactaaaatgtttttaatttatctgtatttataataaaatacttcaaaatacaacactaataatttgtattcaaatagtttgatttataatagtgtagtattttaaatttattcttaaaCGTTTTTAATTAGTACAACTCGTTAAAATAAGGTACAAGTAAAATTATTcagttttaagaaataaatattaatttttttttaattttattgtactcATACTGTCTGCTGATGATGACATCAttcgatattaaaatatagtgaattaataaatgaatattattattttacaatataatgtaaaacattaaaaagtataataacacAGTGTAACTGGAAGAACTGACAGATGATATaaattttgttctaatcaatattttaaaattttttttatatatatataacttataggcACTTGcgctacacgtataatataaaaaaattatttttattttttaatactaaataaaaaattttaaatttgattaacatttttttggaaaaattcaaaacagcCAATTTGTAGATCTGATTATAAGCAGTTTTAATggtaaaacatttatctaagtcaagtagtagtattttttagaatttttttaaatatcaatatttgctatagtaaattttaattacatatcgaaaatatttttaaaaaataaatattttgacagaAGACCTCAGGAGAGGAAAATCTTGCAGTGGGGACAACTTTCTCTCCTGTGCGCACACTTATGATTAGAGATtggatttttatgtttttaattatctttACTGAGATTAGCAGCACCAATTGGATAAGCTTTCTCGACAATtcatatacaacattttttagagcataaaaaagaatattttgtgtaaaaaccaCCTTTTAGAAATATACTGCCAATATGggttcaaatttgaatattttataaaaatctaatagataaaaaaaatttttatttttattatttaaaacttgttattaatattattttttgagttcataaggctgaattatttaagtttgagtttgaatacataatattattctgttaatGGACtatatgcaattattttttattttagtattcttatttttttaattcatatatttgtgttacaacagttaaatataggtacaccagTATGGCagtatattaccatattatagattaaatataactgtttatttttataaactgttacttttatttgttttttcagtgtttaacacatttttatgaaaaagaatatttttgcatattaaagattattttaagattatttcaAGATTTATTTCAAGATTAAgcacatataaatccggtctatACTTATGATTATCATTGAGAAAGATACTGGTAACTTCATTATTTTAGTACAtttaaaagcaataataacaatcttacacaatcaataaaaaaatttgagtaGTTTGTCTTActgttttaatgaaattttcaaaataaaacaacaaacaacattaaacaataattttcgagataattaaaatatggaatAATGGCTATAATGACTTACAACAGTTAAtcttgttttgtattttaaattaagaagtAAACAGTAAACTTAAaaggttgtaatttaaaaaaataaaaatgtcattcaatattcaattttttgaactaaaataaaattaatgcttGGAAAAAGAattgaataatgatttttttaatgttttaattttagtttaaaattttaaaaattaatatacctaacataatattatattctgtaagcTAAATTCCAGTggcattatttgtattataatacaaggaTGTGTTTTGATGTTAtggtttattagtttattactattaGGGGTCGTGGTTATACACGGTTATTAGAGTACACATGTACACGAAACCCGGGTACacgtactaaaaatatattaagatccgtgttttttatacacgtttattttttatcgataCACGTGTATTTAATACCTGTTGACTGTTACCCGTGCCCGTTACCCGTGTATTTATTATCTGTTAAGTAAACAACTCCAGTGCACTTGCATTTCTATACGGTGATAAGGTCAACTGTAATACAGATGATTCTACAGCTCAATTTCAAAATTACTTAGCAGAACCACAATTAAGGTTTGATTTTGATGCATTGGAACGATGGAAGACGCGTGCAACGAAATATCCGTTAATTGTTGTTTTAGCTATTAAGTATTTAGGGATACCAGCAACATCAGTAAGCTCTGAACGATGTTTCTCGACTGCTGGAAACATAGTTACGGCTAAGAGAAGTTGTTTGGCGCCTGAGACGGTAAATATGTTGGTTTTCCTTTACCAgaacaaacaattattgtaaggAGATCGAAGGTAATTCGTtgttggtttattatttatttattattcataacactttagaaatagatattaaatacctattaactaccaatatatcattatatattgttattatcattattgttattatgtatgctactatttcattatttgtttaaacagtttgttagttattttaattatcacaTTTTCTAAGATTGTctgcattaatttatttagtcattataatgatttatgacCTATATTTCGTgtatctaaaaaacaaaatattaagtgatattataacatacaattaatttatttatttataatttatatttttcaaatagaaattctaattattcaagtatatacataaaaatattgtattatttgttatttattatatattattgttattttcccaaataaattaaataattttcattttggtATTTTCCTGCGAAAATAATCGACTTacaagaaatattaatatatacttatttaaacaGAGTGTATAGGTCTATTTGATTAatgcaataactttttttctattCAATACACACGGGTAATATCGAGTATGTAGGTACACGGGTAATGTCGGATACACGGGTAGTATGTCCGTGTATTTTAATTACACGGGCCTAAATCCCGTTTCAGTTAAGAACTCGTGTACCCGTGTAACTCATTACACGTGTAATGGCGAGCACTAATTAGTATACACATTATCCATATCTAAAAATGTGTATTGATATTCACAAACAAAGCAACTTGTTCAAGTTTATTTTCATACTATGGAGttacgtaaaattaataattatgctaCACTTTCTTAACCTATTAACGCCGTGTGTTGCCACATGGCAACAtagatttttacaataatttttgaggtataatatatacatttccaacaaaatgttggttaaaattgtaaataaaaaaactccgGCACTAATGGGTTAACGTATTCAGTACTAAGATCAGTGGTGGTTTGTGCCAAAGTGCAGAACAAccgaaaaaattgtataaaaaaattattagatttcaATAGTAAATTACAATTGGTTATTAAGCACAttctgtaatataaaaattgtttataaaaaagaaaaaacgttTTTACAGCTTTACATATTGAAATGGTGCGTATTTTAAcgattaaataatttgcagAGCACAAATCCGTGTCCTAAGCAGCCGTACAAATATTAACTACATGCATCGACACATCACAAGTACAAAATGGTCTTCTGGAGTACAATGTAACTACCAAACCTATTTTTGTTGTTGCGTGCTGTTATACGTCAATTGCCGAAACGACCACAATGCATTAGGTATTAACTGATGCCACTGTACTCTAATATCAAAGTTAACTAGTAGGTgtcaataatatgtaaaaactgattaaaataattaatttgaacttaaaaagctttaaacaattaaatgtagataggtaaattatatcGGATACATACTATGTGCTCAGAATGTACCTAtaaccaaattaaatttttttttaccagtcTACATAGTAAGGATCTTATAAAGTTATTTGTGAACCTCACGAGCCGCTACTGACTAAGATAtagttgaatttaaaattaaccaaACTTAATGACAAATTAACTTTGACTGGTATTCACAGACCCAAATTAAAGtagttaagatttaaaaaagaaGTATAATTACTAGTTTTagattttgaagaattttgatttacttcatattcatttttaagagtattataattttcttctaaattttcatatttttgtttccAATACATTTCTTGTATCTGCATAGGGTTATCACCTGGTTGAggtattaactaaaaaataaaatacaaatataaaactatgCACTCAAATACCCCAATTTGATGAATATCACAAGTaacttacatgatataataatttatttttatgaacagaATTACAGTTATCTAGGTCATGTTCATCTATGTACATTTTAGAAttctaaaatcataaaatataatacttcaactttaaattaacatataaaacaaataggtactattttaaaaaatacattacttttaatttattctcaAAAGTTGATGTAATCTCTTTCAATTGAGTTTGAAGTTGAAAAATCTCTGATTTTAAACTATCAACATTCTCATTTTCTGGTGAACTTGTAAAAGTGCAAGAGTTAAGTTTATGTCGACGgaaacaatgatattttaaataagaaacATCCATAAACATCTTTCCACACAACTCACAAAGTGCCATTGAatctacctaaataaataagtatttaattaatagttattaagaggacgctaaacccgcatgtgttgtctctgtcttataaatttaaaacttaacaaATACTGTTTTGCGCCGGTAAGAACCAAACAGGCTGTAGTCCAAGTTAAGCAACCAAATTTCCACACTAGAAAGAGGACAGCATTGACTctacaacattgtttttaatttttcgatagGTGTCACAAATATAATTAGTggtttaaaaattcattatttgttggtttttcaaacttgaataactattttatagttctaatattgaaaaaataaaaacaacgatgCACAGTTCAATGTTCTCTTCTTCATTATGTGAAAATTTGGTGGCTTAGCTCTGAGTGGTTTTTACCCACGCAAAACAGTTATTGCTATGTTTTACGTTTggaagacggagacaatacatgCAGGTGTGGCAACCgtttaatgtaaatattcttaaaactaagataatatgttatacgtACTTTATCATTGATCTTAAAAGTTGAATGCTTTTTATAATGCAATAAAAAGTCTATGATCAATTGTGAAAGACGAAATATTTTCTTAGACGCACTCATTTTCTCAATATTGTAACTAAGAACACTGGCTACAAGCATTGACAGAGTCTTTACATCAGCTTTTTCAACTACATCATTAATGACAAATTCTTCTACACAGGTCAATCCACAGAAAAACAATTTgaagtaataatatgatactatatgtctatatattataatgacaatataaCAATCACCTAAATATTCCCAGTCCACTGATCCACTGTATTGGTTGAATCGAAACCCAGTGCTAGTCGCTATACGTTCAAAATCCGAAGTCACCAGTCGCAAGAAATCATCCATAGTCAAGtatcaaaaagtataataatcgtacctataataatagtatagtcaATTACAAACTGGTAActcactacctacctattaaaataataaaaatgtacaggATTAGTAGATATGAAGACACATAAAACAAGCAATCATGAGATCGAAATACACAGTTGCAGAGATTTCAACGGatcaagtaattataaatattaaattataataattaactgaaAGATTGAAATAGATATATTAAATCGACGTGTTCTGGACTAGAGATCTCAACTCGCAGCTAACaggtataaatcataaatataatcatttatatgGAGTAACATTGTAC
This region includes:
- the LOC132947257 gene encoding uncharacterized protein LOC132947257, coding for MDDFLRLVTSDFERIATSTGFRFNQYSGSVDWEYLEEFVINDVVEKADVKTLSMLVASVLSYNIEKMSASKKIFRLSQLIIDFLLHYKKHSTFKINDKVDSMALCELCGKMFMDVSYLKYHCFRRHKLNSCTFTSSPENENVDSLKSEIFQLQTQLKEITSTFENKLKNSKMYIDEHDLDNCNSVHKNKLLYHLIPQPGDNPMQIQEMYWKQKYENLEENYNTLKNEYEVNQNSSKSKTILHHKYQQCDLYESENSSKCVQTNLLIENSTPVCSPKRPPRTIDATPMNEYKRICSMDISDIDQTNTDCYQRNTDLSSDRDFYELKKLRLEARMNINDNNVCENLSEPLLSSDYVDSLKIVLILGEDRVNELFKNTSLMDLIKLDVKELVNKRLEECYRFIDESVEQDNCLHEMCENQEFSEVTICEDNKKEQYIAPEIDCNKTSVKKDKTVMSKLKKKALRLSNIFSPNSKNKKLEVQASTKEEPEILQSNEQLNKDIGNAILT